A single Rhopalosiphum padi isolate XX-2018 chromosome 4, ASM2088224v1, whole genome shotgun sequence DNA region contains:
- the LOC132928746 gene encoding tRNA (guanine(37)-N1)-methyltransferase, translating into MNLTFRQSLRHFISKYYNQSNKTIMNTLLPPDEVRGMKVFKIDKFTKPVTVPVIVINKNFVESANKVLKNYIIKLNNFKPIRNASNDSECVFYLDPAKFSSCEDLNLAFISTENLKYVQIEVGYNNWNHDEILKAVLPEKSMLSSYSTIGSIIHVNLKPELLDYKDIIGRVLSDKLKGCKSVVNKIDNINNVYRNFEYEIIYGSSDLKTTIKENKCLFDLDFSEVYWNPRLCTEHERILQKLKSGDILYDVFAGIGPFSVPAAKLGCIVLANDLNPNSCKWLEINKKKNRIKDELLTIINKDGSKFIQEDLKTHYISWSKTITSKNKIHVTMNLPAIAVDFVKYFSNLFEWEEISDHSLPILHVYTFVKTDKNYEEGLKSIMEEYFSNIKDDDIQEIVRVRNVAPNKEMVRITFQMRKDIVCKSESIKKRKLNEINIEDSVKKSKEDS; encoded by the coding sequence atgaatttaactTTTCGTCAATCACTACGTCATTTtataagcaaatattataatcaatcaaACAAAACTATCATGAACACATTATTACCACCAGATGAAGTACGAGGTatgaaagtttttaaaattgataaattcacAAAACCTGTAACTGTACctgttatagtaataaataaaaattttgttgaaagtgctaataaagtattaaaaaattatattattaagctaAACAACTTCAAGCCAATTCGTAATGCTTCTAATGATTCTGAATGTGTTTTTTATCTCGATCCGGCCAAATTTTCTTCGTGTGAAGATCTTAACTTAGCCTTTATTTCcactgaaaatttgaaatatgtaCAAATCGAGGTGGGTTATAATAATTGGAATCATGATGAAATTCTTAAGGCAGTCTTACCTGAAAAATCTATGTTATCAAGTTATTCAACAATTGGATCAATTATACATGTGAATCTAAAACCAGAATTGTTGGATTATAAGGATATTATTGGTCGAGTACTTAGTGATAAACTTAAGGGTTGTAAAAGTGTAGTGAACAAAattgacaatataaataatgtatatagaaactttgaatatgaaattatttatggtTCGTCTGatttaaaaactacaattaaagaaaataaatgctTATTTGACCTAGATTTTTCAGAAGTTTATTGGAATCCGAGACTATGCACTGAACATGAACGTATTTTGCAAAAACTAAAATCAGGTGATATTTTGTATGATGTGTTTGCTGGAATAGGACCATTTTCTGTACCGGCTGCAAAATTGGGTTGTATAGTATTAGCTAATGATTTGAATCCTAATAGCTGTAAAtggttagaaataaataaaaaaaagaatcgcATTAAAGATGAACTCTTAACAATTATCAATAAAGATGGGAGTAAATTTATTCAAGAAGATTTGAAGACACATTACATTTCATGGTCAAAGACAATTacctcaaaaaataaaatacatgtaacAATGAATTTACCTGCAATTGCTGTTGACTTTGTaaagtattttagtaatttatttgaatgGGAAGAAATATCTGATCATTCTCTACCAATTTTACATGtttatacttttgtaaaaactgataaaaattatgaagaaggtttaaaatcaataatggaAGAATACTTTAGTAATATCAAGGATGATGATATTCAAGAAATTGTAAGAGTCAGAAATGTAGCACCCAATAAGGAAATGGTTCGAATTACATTTCAAATGAGGAAGGACATAGTGTGTAAATctgaaagtattaaaaaaagaaaattaaatgaaattaatattgaagATAGTGTTAAAAAGAGCAAAGAGGattcataa
- the LOC132928747 gene encoding FAD synthase-like, producing the protein MTIMENTPDPVFKYVFKRIIYFNSDHKDLIIKTLKVIKDEISKTNSCDTFDCIVYIDSFGIYCNNENIINEFERFLVSRLPDNTLIYPHYTVNSVNFEDIRKFQIHTHLPLGRCIIEAIQVIKESIDKFTLQNIFLSFNGGKDCVVLLYLFQAVLEELKFNERIKAVYFQSDDQFSEEEDYVQSTVNRFNLDLTVIKGELKSGLNDFLKENPQFCASIIGTRQSDTGSTKLQFFQKTDPGWPKLVRVQPLLHWNYDNIWSFLRQFSIPYCSLYDKGYTSLGNKSKSHPNPNLKYIDENTGEVKYWPAFLLQDSNSERENRL; encoded by the exons ATGACAATAATGGAAAATACACCTGACCCTGTATTCAAATATGTGTTTAaacgaattatttattttaattctgatCACAAAGATTTAATCATCAAAACTCTAAAAGTAATAAAGGATGAAATATCGAAAACAAATAGCTGTGATACATTTGATTGTATTGTCTATATAGATTCTTTCGGAATCTATtgcaataatgaaaatataatcaatgaGTTTGAAAGATTTTTAGTTAGTAGATTACCAGATAATACACTTATATACCCACATTATACAGTAAATTCAGTAAATTTTGAAGATATTAGGAAATTTCAAATACATACACATTTACCTCTAGGTCGATGTATTATAGAGGCAATACAG gtaataaaagaAAGTATTGACAAATTTActttacaaaacatatttttgagcTTTAATGGTGGAAAAGATTGCGtcgttttattatatctatttcaaGCTGTGCttgaagaattaaaatttaatgaacgaATCAAAGCTGTTTATTTTCAATCAGATGACCAATTTTCTGAAGAAGAAGACTATGTACAATCCACAGTAAACAG gtttaatTTAGACTTAACAGTAATCAAAGGTGAACTTAAATCTGGTCTTAATGACTTTTTGAAGGAAAATCCTCAATTTTGTGCATCTATCATAGGTACAAGACAATCTGATACAGGTTCTACAAAACTGCAGTTCtttcaa aaaactgATCCAGGCTGGCCTAAATTAGTACGAGTACAACCTTTATTGCATTGGAATTATGATAACATTTGGTCATTTTTGAGACAATTCTCTATTCCGTATTGTAGCTTGTATGATAAAGG gtatacatcTCTTGGTAACAAGTCAAAAAGTCACCctaatccaaatttaaaatatatagatgaaAATACTGGAGAAGTTAAATATTGGCCAGCATTTTTACTTCAAGATAGCAATTCAGAACGAGAAAATAGATTATAG
- the LOC132928745 gene encoding integrator complex subunit 7 has protein sequence MPALRSAICETLLGEPDQDANSALIELDKGLRSSRVGEQCEAIVRFPRLIEKYPFPILINSSFLKLADVFRLGNNFLRLWVLRVCQQTEKHIDKILNIDEFVRRIYSVIHSNDPVARGLTLRTLGSVARIIPERGQVHHSIRTSLDSHNAVEVESAIYAAAQFAAQSKSFAVSMCSKISNMIRGISTDVVMKLELIPILKHMHHDTTTATMVRTLCTDLLEKYPAQDFVLVTLKTLNQLALSILVDVPKQIELLLKFLSEDKRPLVCKCAISGLYQIAKEGAHFWSEQTINNLVSFCESLNVDNSLKADAISVFVPLTKSPAICQFHYSTDSLLMKMCIAESSSLHQSVAGNAVKVLTNIACYCFEEEIMSENDANILKVCIQSYLLSVLSAGHQHTDDIRNLNNEEQSLIQNILKTDNIDEPMDVDGVTPENLDKASNYLRDGLRSSVMLCKANKSLIPDFVSLVVKPLQQDGFELNPLICEAIAAFGGILPGTLQPFLPVFIKQLTDLNKNKNHESIATKVLLCTVIFQAIAGYDEHDNVKRIINDVIKNTDLWTNYKIGRAAVRYGHFNISSKIFGSLNNRVGSEQMHFWLAALETISTAESQLKSSNPSKLLSNLGQSISTYYRAIAALKAASLMLIFQTEYTRLRCELLQCFMRLLSTCNSFCTTPPPAIASAIVQATRDEMQSYGHITNQLRKRAKEFKGCADLYWRLYQSAFDADPNTLYHLQLLQHLCLLMAHNIESVAVPNKCESPVLDSELEKEGSLEIQLIVKCRQELLEIMSTVKEKAITHKHIRSLKKQASLLVTTPMCFPRYFFQTLQSTTITLAVSPQPRVNGEPITVNMGSNFVVKVEGVVQHGTKAKFRKVDGIQLTITSQLVTRNHDTRTTEGNLMLTQTVKPHKDFFASEFCLSFNQGSQHQVHIEAALIDDTASVWQIGVRNTLTIKCH, from the coding sequence ATGCCGGCTCTTCGGAGTGCCATTTGTGAAACCCTCCTAGGAGAACCTGATCAAGATGCCAACTCTGCTTTGATTGAACTCGACAAAGGCCTACGATCCAGCCGTGTTGGTGAACAATGTGAGGCAATTGTACGGTTTCCTCgactaattgaaaaatatcctTTTCCAATTCTTATTAATTCGTCATTCTTGAAGCTAGCTGATGTGTTTCGTCTCGGAAATAATTTTCTTCGACTTTGGGTGTTACGAGTATGTCAGCAGACGGAAAAGCATAttgacaaaattttaaatattgacgaGTTTGTTCGTAGAATTTATAGCGTAATTCACTCTAATGATCCAGTTGCTAGAGGGTTGACTTTACGTACATTAGGTAGTGTTGCGCGAATTATACCAGAAAGAGGACAAGTGCACCACAGTATACGTACAAGTTTAGATTCTCATAATGCTGTTGAAGTAGAATCTGCGATTTATGCAGCAGCACAATTTGCCGCCCAATCAAAATCATTTGCTGTAAGTATGTGCAGTAAAATTTCAAACATGATTAGAGGTATTTCAACTGATGTTGTTATGAAACTTGAattaattcctattttaaaacatatgcATCATGACACAACTACTGCCACAATGGTCAGAACACTTTGTACTGATTTGCTAGAAAAATACCCAGCTCAAGACTTTGTGCTTGTAACATTGAAGACTCTCAATCAATTAGCTTTGTCTATTTTAGTTGATGTACCAAAACAAATAGAAttacttttgaaatttttgagtGAAGACAAACGACCTTTAGTTTGCAAGTGTGCTATATCTGGACTTTATCAGATTGCCAAAGAAGGTGCACATTTTTGGTCAGAACAAACCATTAACAACTTGGTCAGTTTTTGTGAGAGCTTAAATGTTGACAACAGTTTGAAAGCAGATGCTATAAGTGTATTTGTTCCATTAACAAAATCTCCAGCTATATGCCAATTTCATTACAGTACAGACAGTCTACTTATGAAAATGTGTATTGCTGAATCGAGTTCATTGCATCAGTCAGTTGCCGGAAATGCAGTTAAAGTATTGACAAATATAGCGTGTTATTGTTTTGAAGAGGAAATTATGTCAGAAAATGATGCTAATATATTAAAGGTTTGCATACAAAGCTATCTTTTGTCTGTCCTATCAGCTGGACATCAACATACTGATGACATCAGAAATTTAAACAATGAAGAACAATcccttattcaaaatattttaaaaacagataaTATTGATGAGCCAATGGATGTTGATGGTGTTACTCCTGAAAACTTAGATAAAGCATCAAACTATCTTCGTGATGGTTTAAGATCATCTGTTATGCTATGTAAGGCAAATAAAAGTCTAATCCCAGATTTTGTTTCACTTGTTGTTAAACCATTGCAACAAGATGGATTTGAATTAAATCCATTGATATGTGAAGCTATTGCTGCGTTTGGTGGTATATTACCTGGTACGTTACAACCATTTCTAccagtttttataaaacaattgacagatttaaataaaaataaaaaccatgagTCTATAGCTACTAAAGTTTTGTTATGTACTGTGATTTTTCAAGCCATCGCTGGCTATGATGAACATGATAATGTAAAACGAATAATTaatgatgtaataaaaaatactgacTTATGGACCAATTATAAAATTGGTCGAGCAGCTGTTAGATATggtcattttaatataagttcTAAAATTTTTGGTAGCCTAAATAATCGTGTTGGTTCAGAACAAATGCATTTTTGGTTAGCTGCATTAGAAACTATTAGTACAGCAGAATCTCAGCTTAAATCTTCAAATCcttcaaaattattaagtaacttGGGGCAATCAATATCCACTTACTACAGAGCAATTGCTGCATTAAAAGCTGCATCACTAATGCTTATTTTTCAAACAGAATATACACGTTTGCGTTGTGAACTATTACAATGTTTCATGCGTTTATTATCTACATGCAACAGTTTTTGCACTACACCTCCGCCAGCTATTGCTTCGGCAATTGTGCAAGCTACTAGAGATGAAATGCAAAGTTATGGACATATTACAAATCAATTGAGAAAAAGAGCAAAAGAATTTAAGGGATGTGCAGATTTATATTGGAGATTATACCAATCAGCATTTGATGCTGACCCTAATACATTATATCATTTACAGCTTTTACAGCATTTGTGTTTGTTAATGGCTCATAACATTGAATCGGTAGCAGTTCCAAATAAGTGTGAAAGTCCAGTCTTAGATTCTGAATTGGAAAAAGAAGGCTCTTTAGAGATACAGTTGATTGTCAAATGTAGACAAGAGCTCTTAGAAATAATGAGTACGGTAAAAGAAAAAGCAATTACTCATAAACATATACGATCTCTCAAAAAACAAGCTTCCCTTTTGGTAACTACACCCATGTGTTTTCCTCGTTACTTTTTCCAAACTTTACAATCTACTACAATAACATTGGCTGTATCACCTCAGCCTAGAGTTAATGGAGAACCGATTACAGTGAATATGGGAagtaattttgtagttaaaGTTGAAGGAGTTGTACAGCATGGAACAAAAGCTAAATTTCGTAAAGTTGATGGAATTCAATTAACAATAACATCACAATTAGTGACAAGAAATCACGACACTAGAACAACTGAAGGAAATTTGATGTTAACACAAACAGTGAAACCACATAAAGACTTCTTTGCTTCGGAATTTTGTCTGAGTTTCAATCAAGGAAGTCAACATCAAGTGCATATTGAAGCAGCTCTAATTGATGATACTGCATCTGTTTGGCAAATTGGAGTGCGTAACacattaactataaaatgtcattaa
- the LOC132930760 gene encoding uncharacterized protein LOC132930760 — MSLVAKNLSKSGHNCLIYADDMVIFSSNKSLPLAIERLNAALQDLKTILSNVSLEIAPEKCKSVIFTRRRYFDPHNIYLDNYLIPFATTVTYLGITLDTKLRWIPHISSLSLFTSRWSNFLRTVSNTWWGSHPSSLLSIYRSIIRSKLDYGCFLFGSAAYSNWKKINMLQSSCLRTIMGYVRSTPGPAMEVETFCPPFNIRCRWLAGKFILKSLAHSNHIIFDTFYSLYITWRYTPKSMPVLSIAANSLSNFHQFVLNSYKLPLYEQPFDSLLYTPLVQIDNFSNFSLVELKSMSSSFVNKLFSNFLNLNYPNFTIIYTDGSVSPLSAGYAFYIPDLHISFSNNLPPSSSSFTAECYAILEALLFISDLAPNRYLIASDSMSCLQSLTSNPFNSKLSPLVFLIKSYIYTLEQSNHHIQFLWIPSHIGIHGNETADGLAKAASYTILPPLAQLPWTDFSPLLRRHIISLWSNHWNNLPAHFASRYKSIVPSITNKKTWFYNLDLPRSIIVRFNRLRVGHSLLPDHAYKLGLNDSPLCTLHITESICDISHLLFDCPSLYSKRTSLINYIKFLNIPPTLPSILNTQVETVIKKIIHFLLEAGFVI, encoded by the coding sequence atgagcCTCGTTGCAAAAAATCTCTCAAAGTCTGGCCATAACTGCCTTATCTACGCAGATGATATGGTCATCTTTTCTTCAAATAAATCTCTACCTCTCGCCATAGAACGATTAAATGCTGCTCTTCAAGATCTAAAAACCATTTTATCTAATGTATCTCTGGAAATCGCTCCTGAGAAATGTAAATCGGTTATTTTTACTCGGCGCAGATATTTTGATCCACATAACATATACCTAGACAATTACCTCATTCCTTTTGCTACAACCGTAACCTATTTAGGCATTACCCTTGATACCAAACTGCGTTGGATACCTCACATATCTTCACTTTCTCTCTTCACATCCCGTTGGTCAAACTTCCTCAGGACTGTATCTAATACTTGGTGGGGATCCCATCCTTCTAGCTTGCTATCCATTTATCGCTCTATCATACGTTCTAAATTGGACTATGGTTGTTTTCTTTTCGGCTCGGCCGCCTACTCCaactggaaaaaaattaatatgctcCAATCGTCTTGTCTTAGAACTATAATGGGATATGTTAGGTCTACCCCTGGTCCGGCGATGGAAGTTGAAACCTTCTGTCCTCCTTTTAATATTAGATGCCGATGGCTCGCAggaaaattcattttaaaatctttagctCATTCCAACCACATTATATTCGATACCTTCTATTCTCTATATATCACTTGGCGTTATACACCCAAGTCAATGCCGGTCCTATCAATTGCTGCAAACTCTCTCTCCAATTTTCACCAATTTGTCTTAAACTCTTATAAACTTCCACTCTATGAGCAACCTTTTGACTCTCTCCTTTATACCCCTTTAGTCCAAATTgacaatttttctaatttttcactCGTTGAACTTAAATCTATGTCTTCTTCTTttgttaataaacttttttctaaTTTCCTCAATCTTAATTACCCCAACTTCACTATCATATACACCGATGGTTCAGTGTCTCCTTTATCAGCCGGCTATGCCTTCTATATTCCCGATCTTCATATTTCTTTCTCTAACAATCTCCCCCCTTCGTCCTCTTCCTTCACTGCTGAATGTTACGCTATTCTCGAAGCTCTTCTTTTTATTTCTGATTTAGCCCCTAATAGATACTTAATTGCTTCTGATTCCATGTCCTGCTTACAATCTCTTACAtctaatccatttaattctaaattatccCCTCttgtttttctaattaaatcatatatatacacTCTCGAGCAGTCCAATcatcatattcaatttttatggatCCCTAGCCACATCGGCATACATGGGAACGAAACGGCTGACGGGCTCGCCAAAGCTGCATCCTATACTATCCTTCCTCCTCTTGCGCAATTGCCTTGGACCGATTTTTCCCCTTTATTGCGTCGTCATATTATCAGCCTCTGGTCCAATCACTGGAATAACCTGCCTGCTCACTTTGCTTCTAGGTATAAATCAATTGTCCCCAGTAtcactaataaaaaaacttgGTTCTACAACTTAGACCTACCACGGTCTATCATTGTCCGTTTTAACCGACTCCGCGTGGGCCACTCACTTCTTCCAGATCATGCATACAAACTTGGCCTAAATGACTCTCCCCTCTGTACACTACACATAACCGAAAGCATCTGTGACATCTCTCATTTACTATTTGACTGTCCGTCATTGTATTCTAAGCGTACATccttgattaattatattaagttctTAAACATTCCTCCCACTCTCCCTTCTATACTCAACACCCAAGTcgaaacagttataaaaaaaataatacattttttattggaaGCTGGCTTTGTAATATAA
- the LOC132930761 gene encoding uncharacterized protein LOC132930761 yields the protein MSSSSGGDSRVSKSPAPNKIKPTLSTNRSSDSNYTLVVSKKNARKSNSNLLTPTSPGLQHIMENTPVLNTSPSTFNYMDSAPIDNNLSIDPVTNDGLSIDNANDPTSFLVPEINSTPATASIHSTVISNDIIMLSQCSQQIFPSDYIGPVMILVECIDLNKNLGNWHPIKAAKFFSTNFTGITNIKPAGSKKIKISFDSILNGNLCLNSETLNEHGFTANIPSNLIYSFGIIKLDPDVSEDDFRDGVQSSSPIVSFKRISIRKDGNIVATRIVELKFLSPKLPQHISIYNMIFEVNPSIRSPVQCNRCLRYGHTQKFCRSDPRCGHCGGSKHSITECPTVHATDPLCLFCKLPHVATDRSCQEWSVQKDIKRIMATENLSYKDALDFKKNKYCTSAFKYSDIVNSQLPNSNNLNTDIPLNEENFPILNESHHFFNSKKNKRKPLNMSNNNRVVLPVVSSYSPPNGSYLNNISNQHNPLVNNLNDLSWVHTLSIKLSETLINSPSLSSPFSSSSLQSLIESSLTSLLAIPNVKHLS from the coding sequence ATGTCGTCGTCTTCGGGCGGCGACTCTCGTGTGAGCAAATCTCCCGCCCCGAACAAAATAAAACCTACGCTGTCTACCAATCGTTCCTCGGATTCCAACTACACTCTCGtcgtatctaaaaaaaatgcacGTAAGTCGAATTCTAATTTACTTACACCCACGTCTCCCGGACTTCAACATATTATGGAAAACACTCCGGTTCTAAATACGTCGCCTTCGACCTTCAATTATATGGACTCCGCACCTATTGACAACAATCTGTCGATAGACCCGGTCACTAATGACGGTTTATCTATTGATAACGCTAATGACCCTACATCGTTTTTAGTACCTGAAATAAACTCTACACCTGCAACCGCTTCTATACACTCCACTGTTATTTCCaatgatataattatgttgTCTCAATGCTCACAACAGATCTTCCCATCCGATTATATTGGCCCCGTCATGATACTAGTTGAAtgcattgatttaaataaaaacttgggGAATTGGCACCCAATAAAGGCAGcaaaatttttttctactaattTCACCGGTATAACCAATATCAAGCCCGCTGGctcaaaaaaaatcaaaattagctTTGATTCGATTTTGAACGGAAATCTTTGTTTGAACTCCGAGACTCTAAACGAACATGGTTTTACAGCGAATATCCCATCGAACCTTATCTACTCTTTTGGTATAATAAAACTAGATCCAGACGTCTCCGAGGACGATTTTCGGGATGGAGTTCAATCAAGTTCTCCAATTGTAAGCTTCAAACGCATTTCTATTAGAAAAGATGGCAATATCGTAGCTACACGCATCGTTGAACTTAAATTTTTGTCTCCTAAACTACCTCAACACATTTCGATCtacaatatgatttttgaaGTAAACCCCAGCATCCGTTCTCCGGTACAATGTAATCGTTGTCTACGTTACGGACACACGCAAAAATTCTGTCGCAGTGATCCAAGATGCGGTCATTGTGGCGGCTCCAAACATTCTATCACAGAATGCCCGACCGTCCACGCCACGGACCCCTTATGCCTCTTCTGCAAACTTCCTCATGTTGCCACTGATCGTAGCTGCCAGGAATGGTCTGTTCAAAAGGACATCAAGAGAATCATGGCTACAGAGAATCTCTCTTACAAAGACGCCTtagattttaagaaaaataaatattgtacgtcTGCTTTTAAATACTCTGATATTGTAAATAGCCAGCTTccaaattctaataatttaaatactgatATTCCTCTTAATGAGGAGAACTTTCCTATTTTAAATGAAagtcatcatttttttaattctaaaaaaaacaaaagaaaacctcttaatatgtcaaataataatagagTTGTCCTACCTGTTGTTTCATCTTATTCTCCTCCTAATggcagttatttaaataatatctctaACCAACACAACCCGTTAGTGAATAATCTAAACGATCTTTCTTGGGTACATACATTATCCATAAAATTATCCGAAACTTTAATCAACTCCCCCTCCTTATCCTCTCCTTTCTCCTCCTCTTCCCTTCAATCACTAATTGAGTCTTCTCTAACTTCCTTACTAGCTATACctaatgttaaacatttatcCTAA